AAAAATTGAAAGTGCAATAAATATAACGCagatatttcttttcattacattgtccttatttattcattgttaaTTCTTACATAAAATAATTCTGTTCAAATACAATGTAAATGTTTGTAGGTAATGTGTATTGTGCGTCGGTAACCGTGTTATCGCACATGGTAACTTGCAGTTATTTATGGTCAGCGTTACTTAGCGGTAGATTCGAGATCCAACTGGTAACAAGTATCCGTATTTAGCCGCAAATGGCACCAGTGTCGTGCGGCGAGTCTTCTCTGTAGTAGCACACATGAAGAGTATCTTTGAACAAAGTAGAATTGTACTAATAcaacagaaaattttcattggCATAGCATcttgattaaaaatattataacaaaaataaacgCAATTACCTTCAACTTCAATTGTTAAAATGTAGTAAATCTTTACTTGTACAGATGAAAAGAATGTAAGCACATCCAGCTGTTTCTTAAACTTGCAAgtacttattttgaaagaaagaaaagacataaatattaaatatgtcTGTACGCATTCAATAATTGCAAGGTAAGTGGGGCATTGGTTTAAAGAATGTAAAACTATTgctatatactatccaaccaAAATTGATTTTGTTGTACGTTAGATAGACGACAAGATGCTTTATTTATGCTATTATCTATGTCTTAATTgattaacaaatatttttatctattaTAAACATTATATTTCAGTTTATTGCAACTAACGCACCATAGCATCCAAATTTTATGAAGCTTTGAGCGTAAGCTGCGGTGTCCGAGTGGTTAAGGAGTTGGACTCGAAATCCAATGGGTTTTTCCCGCATAGGTTCGAATCCTATCCGCAgcgtttctttttaaatttttttttattgtagatATTTCAAGGAAAGATCAACATGTTATTaggtttaattaatttcaatattGTAGTACCTTATGAcgaatatttaaccctttgaggagGACCAAAGTAACGACTGTTAGAATCGCGTATCTAGTTTATAAACTTACAAACACGTTGTTTAAcggtttaaataatatatattcccTTTATCCTCCAGTAATTAAAACTTATACGTATATATGGGATTTATATAGagagcgtatatatatatagagatagATTTAGTTTTGTAAGGAAAATGTTTTATGAATCTTTGTGCCTAAAGATTGAAAAGTTGCTACGAATTAAAGTTTTAAGTTTCTTTTTAAACGAGATTATGATTAAAATAGAGCGTTCATCTTATCGCCGAAGAAATTCCGAGAACTTTATCGATAGTCGTAATGACTTCTTAGATGTTACGTAATTCATACAAGTTATTATCGGACTTAAATATATATGGAATGTGTCATTATTTACAAAACATTTTCAAGAAACAGGAATATGCGTATGCAGGTTGACGGAAAGGTTTATTCGACTAATTTATCGAATcgagaattattattaattgagCACCGTACAACGATAAATCACTCGTGTTCAGCATCACTTGGTTATCTTAATTTGAAACATGAAACAACACTCTTGGTTCTGTTCGTTCCATATTCTCCACTTGAGATCATACATCCTCTGAAACAAAAGCAAATGTTTGTGTATGCTAATATTGTCGTCGGAGTTGCAGAATTATTTAATGTAACATCTTGACATCAAATAGCCAAGGAATAATTGTCACAAAATGCAGAGGAAGAAGGAATAAACGGACTGATATTTTGTTCACGACTAAAATTGCTACTGCTACTGAAATATATGTCAAGAAACATTTAGCTACTAATTATAGACTTTCGATAACTGTGAAACAATCGCAGATAAATAACGTATTAACTCTGATTATAGAAATTACAAAGGCTTTCATTGAAACAGTAATCTTAGAGATCACGTCAATAAAGAATTCACTTACAACGGGGTATTTCTTTAAAATCGGTATTTCCGTGTAGAATGTATTTCGTTCCCCTGCCTTGACAGGACACGAAGTCAACAAACAAGCATTAGGATCCATTCCCAGGAATGGAATATCTGTCAGTTGACTTGCCCAAAATATTCGACCCGTCATTACATCTGACGAGAAATCTGCGAAAGAATTATACAGTTTTGTTAGTTGATGTTCCTCACGGTAAACCACAGTAAAATCTCAAAGCTGCACTTACTGGGTGTGTAATGAATAGTCATATTTGTATTAGTCCCTCTCCTTACTTTACATGCCTTCGACTCTGCAGCTTCCCTACAAGGTTCTATGTACACTTCGTCCACAGTGCAATTTATTGGAGTATTAGCTGAAACGAATAGTTTATAGAAATTATCGTTTACGAGATTGCAATATCTATTTAGTTTTTATTATGCTGTTAGAGAACACAGGCCACCACAGACATTTATAAAACTTTACTATGTATTTTATAATACATGTTTTACGAGGTAACTAGTAAGAactgttttacattttttacaaatattatttaaaaaatgaagacatttcttcaataatttcccatataattatttttataacgtcGATAATTGCTACTCGCAAGAAGAAAAATTCAACATAAAATCACAAAACAACGATACTTCTAAACGTTCTATACAGTTCTAAAATGTGAAACACAAACTTTATTTTTTCCTGATTCCTGGAAGCTTTTTTTTCACTACTTCTCGCAACTTCTGGAAAAGATTCAATTCGTTCAATGCAATTTTAATAAAGTTATTCTCTTTCAAAGAATGCCTGAATATCAACTGTGCACGTAAATATTATGGGCCTTTGTGATTTCGATTTTACAGGCCAGTTTTTACGCGTCAAAACATGGTAGCTCGTTCAAAGTTACATTTTCTGGATTACAAAGAGATAATACGCTCGGAATACGAATCCTGCAGCGAAAAGCACGCTGTTAACGCAGGCAACATTTTCTGTTACGATCAATAGGCACCGTAGATATTTAATCGACCGTTTCCATCCCCGATTTCAAGAGCTATTTTCACCACTTCAAAGCGAACGATCGCGGACACGAAAAAATACGCGCCCCATATTTTTTTCGAGCATCACAGTCGATGTTTATCACTCGCCCCATTGTATACGGTGGAAACAAGAGAACTAGGAAAACATAATTCCGCTACCACGATCGGGAAAGATTCAAGTGTAACTTCTGCTATCGGCCCAGCAAATATACGAATGAATCTCGAACATGGTGTGCGTGGATCTTCTTCGTCGGCACACTGTACAAGGTGACACAATAGAGAACATCACAGTCGATGGATAAATGCTTTTGTTAGATTATCAAATGTCCGATTTGTAACGAACACAACTTTCCCGTAAACACAATCTATAGATAGAAGATTCAAGACTAACATTGTACCATGTAAATCGATAAATCTGCAGGCTAGTATTTGTTGATCAAAACGCGGTTCGTAACGTTTGCACTCTACAATCGGACATTTAATATGGAACAATAGAT
The genomic region above belongs to Halictus rubicundus isolate RS-2024b chromosome 17, iyHalRubi1_principal, whole genome shotgun sequence and contains:
- the LOC143362434 gene encoding MD-2-related lipid-recognition protein, giving the protein MNRNSELVLVFLALGLAVIYAERLTPRRCSYPDPNTPINCTVDEVYIEPCREAAESKACKVRRGTNTNMTIHYTPNFSSDVMTGRIFWASQLTDIPFLGMDPNACLLTSCPVKAGERNTFYTEIPILKKYPVRMYDLKWRIWNEQNQECCFMFQIKITK